A window of Thermodesulfovibrionales bacterium contains these coding sequences:
- a CDS encoding KUP/HAK/KT family potassium transporter produces MDMREKENQIKGIVKSLGLVFGDIGTSPIYTLTVVFLLLKPTHDNIIGVLSLVIWTLVALVTVQYAWIAMNLSRRGEGGTIVLREILASGLKSRRSIILVSILSFIGISLLIGDGVITPAISILSAVEGAVLIPGLENLSKTVIVLISMVIAVILFAFQSKGTEKVAGAFGPIMIVWFAALLISGVDSILEAPAVIDALNPYHGIQFLLRNKVAGFIALGEIILCATGGEALYADMGHLGARPIRQAWSGVFVALVFNYLGQGAYLLRHPEAKNILFEMIFSHARTFYVPFLLLSITATIIASQAMISGMFSIVFQGINTRIMPMFRVDYTSWERRSQIYIGSVNWFLLFAVLFIMLQFQESSRLAAAYGLAVTGTMTLTGIMMIWIFSARKQHFFAFVSLLVTFIDITYLSANFTKLPHGGYWSLVIAFFPLATILLYTQGQRKLYRMMDFMPLEDFLLKFNRVYGTSERIKGTALFLLKDVREIPFYITQTMFYHGILYEDNIFVSLIKRDDPYGVAGFFREDLANGLRVFEMQMGYMEGIDVDEILREAAIDERVVFYGIEDISTRNIIWKLFAVIKRLTPTFIQFYMFPPKKLHGVITKVGL; encoded by the coding sequence ATGGACATGCGGGAGAAAGAGAACCAGATAAAAGGCATCGTCAAGTCACTCGGTCTCGTATTCGGAGACATCGGAACCAGTCCTATCTACACGCTGACGGTGGTCTTCCTTCTCCTGAAACCGACTCATGACAACATCATCGGCGTCCTATCCCTCGTCATCTGGACTCTCGTTGCCCTGGTAACGGTGCAGTACGCCTGGATAGCCATGAATCTCAGCAGACGGGGAGAAGGAGGAACGATCGTGCTGAGGGAGATTCTTGCTTCCGGACTCAAGTCCCGAAGGAGCATCATCCTTGTGTCGATACTCTCCTTCATAGGGATCTCGCTCCTCATAGGAGACGGGGTCATCACGCCTGCCATCAGCATATTGAGCGCCGTTGAAGGGGCGGTGCTCATCCCGGGATTGGAAAACCTGTCGAAGACAGTCATCGTGCTCATTTCGATGGTCATCGCAGTCATCCTCTTTGCGTTCCAGAGCAAGGGGACGGAAAAGGTCGCGGGGGCGTTCGGGCCGATCATGATTGTATGGTTTGCCGCTCTTCTCATTTCAGGGGTGGATTCCATACTCGAGGCGCCGGCGGTCATCGATGCGCTCAATCCCTATCACGGCATACAGTTTCTCCTGAGAAACAAGGTCGCTGGTTTTATCGCCCTGGGAGAGATCATCCTCTGCGCGACGGGCGGCGAGGCGCTCTATGCCGACATGGGCCATCTCGGGGCGAGACCGATCCGGCAGGCATGGTCGGGGGTCTTTGTCGCCCTTGTGTTCAATTATCTGGGACAGGGCGCCTATCTCCTGAGACATCCCGAAGCGAAGAACATCCTCTTCGAGATGATCTTCTCTCATGCAAGGACTTTCTATGTGCCCTTTCTTCTCCTGAGCATCACCGCGACGATCATTGCGTCTCAGGCGATGATCAGCGGGATGTTTTCGATCGTCTTTCAGGGCATCAACACAAGGATCATGCCGATGTTCAGGGTCGATTATACCTCTTGGGAGAGGAGGTCGCAGATATATATCGGGAGTGTCAACTGGTTCCTGCTCTTTGCCGTGCTCTTCATCATGCTCCAATTTCAGGAATCGAGCCGCCTCGCCGCCGCATACGGTCTGGCGGTCACGGGAACCATGACCCTCACCGGCATCATGATGATTTGGATCTTTTCGGCCAGGAAACAGCATTTCTTTGCCTTCGTCTCATTGCTCGTGACATTCATCGATATCACCTACCTCAGCGCAAACTTTACCAAACTACCCCACGGCGGATACTGGTCGCTCGTCATCGCATTCTTTCCTCTGGCGACGATTCTCCTCTATACGCAGGGGCAGAGGAAACTTTACCGGATGATGGATTTCATGCCCCTCGAAGATTTTCTCCTGAAGTTCAACAGGGTCTACGGGACCTCCGAAAGAATCAAGGGCACCGCCCTCTTCCTCCTGAAAGACGTCCGGGAAATCCCCTTCTATATCACGCAGACGATGTTCTACCACGGCATACTCTATGAAGACAATATCTTTGTCTCCCTTATAAAGAGGGACGACCCTTACGGCGTCGCAGGGTTCTTCAGGGAGGACCTCGCAAACGGCCTCCGCGTCTTTGAGATGCAGATGGGATATATGGAAGGCATTGACGTGGACGAGATACTACGCGAAGCGGCCATAGATGAACGGGTCGTCTTCTACGGCATAGAGGACATCTCGACGAGAAATATTATCTGGAAGCTCTTCGCCGTCATCAAGCGGCTGACGCCGACATTCATCCAGTTTTACATGTTCCCGCCAAAAAAACTCCAC